One part of the Tunicatimonas pelagia genome encodes these proteins:
- a CDS encoding amidase: MQREIIYASASEIVRRIQSKECAVTDVVTAFLGQIEQYNPDINAIFDLRTREDLLTEAQEKDQALREGQPGPLHGLPMTIKDNFWVKGLKVSNGHPLYRNFVANEDAELVKKLKAAGAIIMGKTNVPLFSIDWQATNFWNGQTNNPYDYQRVPGGSSGGSAAAVAAGFSPVELGGDQGGSIRVPAHFCGICGIRPTEHALSNQGHIRFPGKPQGHRQITVAGPLAKNVDDLLLMMKVLWNNSTNPLAEIPPVPFQNNSWDGEKLLNIAVAESLNDALLDQEYLNLFQLFVEKVKEKGHRVAYDYPVYDEDEAYYTCGKITGHEFAINMPQLPFASSFLYWFIRLKYRDATWSRGISKGIRASAKEYAETLNYKDAVSNIYHQFFHQYDVWITPVAALEAFPHQRAGIPFTINGNKVSYTDAIASYTFTTALSGHPIVVIPIGRKKNGMPVGVQLHAKKWSDYRLLQIAQSFSKVTDGFVPPLKTFIE, encoded by the coding sequence AGGGAAATCATCTACGCGAGTGCCAGTGAGATTGTTCGGAGAATCCAATCAAAGGAATGTGCAGTGACTGACGTAGTAACCGCTTTTCTGGGACAGATTGAGCAGTACAATCCAGATATCAACGCTATCTTTGATCTTCGTACTCGAGAAGATTTGCTAACGGAAGCTCAGGAAAAAGATCAGGCACTACGTGAAGGTCAACCCGGCCCATTGCATGGTTTGCCAATGACGATTAAGGATAATTTTTGGGTAAAAGGGCTAAAAGTTTCTAATGGTCATCCGCTCTACCGGAATTTCGTGGCCAATGAAGATGCCGAATTGGTAAAAAAGCTAAAAGCTGCGGGCGCAATTATTATGGGAAAGACAAACGTTCCCCTCTTCAGCATAGATTGGCAGGCAACTAATTTTTGGAACGGGCAAACCAATAATCCTTATGACTACCAAAGAGTACCCGGCGGTAGTTCCGGCGGATCCGCTGCCGCCGTAGCTGCTGGGTTTAGCCCAGTTGAACTGGGTGGTGACCAAGGGGGATCAATCCGAGTACCTGCCCATTTCTGCGGAATATGTGGTATTCGGCCTACGGAGCACGCACTCTCTAACCAAGGGCATATTAGGTTTCCTGGTAAGCCTCAAGGACACAGGCAGATTACGGTAGCGGGGCCACTGGCTAAAAACGTAGACGATCTACTGCTAATGATGAAGGTGCTTTGGAATAATTCGACCAATCCCTTAGCTGAAATTCCTCCGGTACCGTTTCAAAATAATAGCTGGGATGGTGAGAAACTGTTAAATATTGCCGTTGCCGAATCACTGAACGATGCTTTGTTGGATCAAGAGTATTTGAATCTATTTCAATTATTTGTAGAAAAAGTGAAAGAAAAGGGGCACCGCGTTGCGTATGATTATCCCGTGTACGATGAAGATGAAGCCTACTATACCTGCGGAAAAATTACGGGTCATGAGTTTGCGATCAACATGCCCCAGTTGCCCTTCGCTAGTAGCTTTCTCTATTGGTTCATTCGACTGAAGTACCGCGATGCCACTTGGTCTCGGGGAATTTCCAAAGGTATTAGGGCTTCTGCCAAAGAGTACGCAGAAACACTCAACTACAAAGATGCTGTTTCTAATATCTACCATCAGTTTTTTCATCAGTACGATGTGTGGATAACTCCCGTAGCCGCTTTGGAAGCGTTTCCGCATCAGAGAGCAGGTATTCCGTTTACTATCAATGGAAACAAAGTGAGTTACACTGATGCTATTGCCTCGTATACATTTACTACCGCGCTTTCGGGTCATCCTATTGTAGTAATTCCTATTGGCCGGAAGAAAAACGGGATGCCTGTTGGCGTTCAACTACACGCCAAAAAATGGTCAGACTACCGCCTGCTTCAAATAGCACAAAGTTTTTCAAAAGTAACCGACGGGTTTGTGCCTCCGCTCAAGACTTTTATTGAGTAG
- a CDS encoding ExbD/TolR family protein — MSKFKKKSSASQEIPTSALPDIIFMLLFFFMVTTVLRETTILVEQNLPRAEQLRKMQKKSLVSYIYIGKPKDTDRYGGEPRIQTNDVLISTDDVVQFVEAERTKLSEAERNQITMSLKVDDGAKMGLVSDVQQELREANALKVLYNTPPEAPE, encoded by the coding sequence ATGTCAAAATTTAAGAAAAAATCATCGGCCAGCCAGGAGATTCCAACTTCAGCATTGCCCGATATTATTTTCATGCTGCTCTTCTTCTTTATGGTAACTACCGTTCTGCGGGAAACTACTATTCTGGTAGAACAAAATTTGCCTAGAGCCGAGCAGTTACGGAAAATGCAGAAGAAATCTTTGGTAAGCTATATCTACATTGGTAAACCAAAGGATACTGACCGCTACGGTGGTGAGCCCCGGATTCAAACCAATGATGTACTAATCTCTACTGACGATGTGGTGCAATTTGTGGAAGCCGAACGAACCAAATTAAGTGAAGCCGAACGCAACCAGATCACGATGTCATTAAAAGTAGACGATGGTGCCAAGATGGGCTTAGTTTCTGATGTTCAGCAAGAACTTCGCGAAGCAAACGCACTGAAGGTACTTTACAACACTCCCCCCGAAGCTCCGGAGTAG
- a CDS encoding ExbD/TolR family protein — protein sequence MARKKRSGGEVSAGSMADIAFLLLIFFLVTTTIASDKGLAISLPPKPDPNEPPPDIKFNERNIFKVLVNSQDRMLVEGEPMNDASQLREMVQTFVNNNGRDPESSDSPTKAVVSFKTDRGTSYERYIEILDELQGAYYDMYAERMQLTTKQIREINEQEPSVQDEYKELKKELPMQISIAEPSKVGGN from the coding sequence ATGGCTAGGAAAAAACGCAGCGGAGGCGAAGTGAGTGCCGGTTCTATGGCCGACATTGCCTTCCTACTCCTTATTTTCTTTCTGGTAACCACCACGATTGCTTCCGATAAAGGGTTAGCGATTTCGCTTCCGCCTAAGCCGGACCCCAATGAGCCACCACCCGATATTAAGTTCAATGAGCGCAATATATTTAAGGTGCTGGTTAACTCTCAAGACCGCATGTTGGTGGAAGGTGAACCGATGAACGATGCTTCTCAGCTAAGAGAGATGGTGCAAACCTTTGTCAACAATAATGGGCGTGATCCAGAATCTTCCGATAGCCCGACGAAGGCAGTAGTTTCTTTTAAGACCGACCGCGGTACTAGCTACGAGCGCTACATTGAAATACTGGATGAGCTACAGGGTGCTTACTACGATATGTATGCCGAACGTATGCAGTTGACTACTAAGCAAATCCGGGAGATTAACGAGCAAGAACCTAGCGTTCAGGACGAGTATAAGGAGTTAAAGAAAGAGCTTCCTATGCAGATATCTATTGCTGAACCATCTAAAGTGGGAGGTAACTAA
- a CDS encoding MotA/TolQ/ExbB proton channel family protein gives MKKLFALIFMVGFLALGQANVLLAQDAAEDTTAMAEDSTMMEEPEPEPEPVQESAVADNPLAPPASDQTFHQAVKEKFIEGDWKFMSPVLLCLILGLAIAIERIITLNLATTNSKKLLVKVEDALNSGGVDAALDVTRNTRGPVASIFTQGLMRMTEGIDMVEKSIISYGSVEMGRLEKGLVWISLFISIAPMLGFMGTVIGMIGAFDAIEAAGDISPSLVAGGIKVALLTTVAGLIVAIILQLFYNYCVSKIDSLVNEMEDASIALVDLLVKHKLTTGAK, from the coding sequence ATGAAAAAGTTATTCGCACTAATTTTCATGGTAGGCTTCCTTGCACTTGGTCAAGCCAACGTACTACTAGCTCAAGATGCGGCGGAAGATACTACTGCAATGGCCGAAGATTCTACCATGATGGAAGAACCTGAGCCGGAACCAGAACCAGTACAAGAGTCGGCTGTTGCTGACAATCCCTTGGCTCCCCCAGCTTCTGATCAGACTTTTCACCAAGCAGTAAAGGAGAAGTTTATTGAGGGAGACTGGAAATTTATGTCGCCAGTACTTCTGTGTTTAATTCTGGGGTTGGCTATCGCTATTGAGCGTATTATTACGCTAAACTTAGCCACTACCAACAGCAAAAAGCTGTTAGTTAAAGTAGAAGATGCCCTTAACTCCGGTGGGGTTGATGCTGCATTGGATGTAACCCGCAACACCCGCGGACCGGTAGCGTCTATCTTCACCCAAGGACTGATGCGGATGACCGAAGGTATTGATATGGTGGAGAAGTCTATCATCTCTTACGGTTCAGTGGAAATGGGACGTTTGGAAAAAGGACTCGTTTGGATCTCACTTTTCATCTCTATTGCCCCGATGCTTGGTTTCATGGGAACGGTAATTGGTATGATCGGCGCGTTTGATGCTATTGAAGCAGCAGGTGACATCTCTCCTTCTCTGGTTGCGGGTGGTATTAAAGTAGCCCTACTAACTACGGTAGCTGGTCTGATTGTGGCTATTATTCTGCAATTGTTCTACAACTACTGCGTTTCTAAAATTGATAGTTTGGTTAACGAAATGGAAGACGCTTCCATTGCATTAGTAGACCTGCTAGTAAAGCATAAGCTTACTACTGGTGCTAAGTAA
- a CDS encoding asparaginase encodes MEKTKYKIVNISTATSASPKASVLIIYTGGTLGMTYDEAGVLTPFNFSRTVEKIPALRQFDLHLTVISFPQLVDSSNIHPKHWVSMAYIVYENYQRYDGFVVVHGTDTMAYSASALSFMLEGLNKPVIFTGAQLPIGSKRSDAQENFITALEIASARIDGNPIVPEVCVYFGSHLLRGNRSSKRQSIHFDAFTSENYPSLAEAGVLIDYNFPAIRPYNLDSELIYHDQLDPNVAILKLFPGINRKVVESILQIPDLKGVVLETFGSGNAPTDAFLLDSLSDAIEHGLTILNISQCAGGRVIQGRYQTSKSLENIGVVSGKDMTTEAAVTKLMFLLGTESSVERIRQQLPLSISGETY; translated from the coding sequence ATGGAAAAGACTAAGTACAAAATAGTAAACATTAGCACTGCTACTTCAGCTTCACCCAAAGCTTCGGTGTTAATTATCTACACCGGAGGTACATTGGGAATGACCTACGATGAAGCAGGGGTACTAACTCCGTTCAACTTCTCCCGAACCGTAGAAAAAATACCGGCCCTGCGCCAATTTGATCTTCACCTCACTGTTATTTCTTTTCCACAACTGGTCGATTCGTCTAATATTCACCCCAAGCACTGGGTGAGCATGGCCTACATTGTGTACGAAAACTACCAACGCTACGATGGCTTTGTGGTGGTACACGGCACCGATACGATGGCCTATAGTGCCTCTGCCTTAAGCTTTATGTTAGAGGGGCTTAACAAACCCGTAATTTTTACCGGAGCACAATTACCCATTGGGTCCAAACGATCCGATGCTCAGGAAAACTTTATTACTGCTCTGGAAATTGCCAGTGCCCGGATAGACGGTAACCCTATTGTGCCCGAGGTATGCGTATACTTTGGTAGTCATCTACTCCGGGGGAATCGTAGCAGTAAACGGCAGAGCATTCACTTCGATGCGTTTACTTCCGAAAACTACCCAAGTTTGGCCGAAGCTGGGGTGCTGATCGATTATAATTTTCCGGCCATCCGCCCCTACAACCTCGACAGTGAGCTTATTTACCACGATCAGCTTGATCCCAACGTAGCCATTCTTAAACTTTTTCCCGGTATTAACCGGAAGGTGGTAGAGAGCATTTTACAGATTCCTGACTTAAAAGGAGTAGTATTAGAGACTTTTGGCTCGGGCAACGCCCCTACCGACGCTTTTTTGCTCGACAGTCTGAGCGATGCCATTGAGCATGGACTCACTATTTTAAATATATCGCAGTGTGCCGGAGGCAGGGTAATTCAAGGACGTTACCAAACCAGCAAAAGCTTAGAGAATATTGGAGTGGTCAGCGGAAAAGATATGACTACCGAAGCTGCCGTAACCAAATTAATGTTTCTATTGGGCACAGAAAGTTCTGTGGAACGTATCCGACAGCAACTTCCCCTTTCTATTTCAGGCGAAACATACTGA